A window from Pongo abelii isolate AG06213 chromosome 6, NHGRI_mPonAbe1-v2.0_pri, whole genome shotgun sequence encodes these proteins:
- the MICALL2 gene encoding MICAL-like protein 2 isoform X4, protein MAAIRALQQWCRQQCEGYRDVNICNMTTSFRDGLAFCAILHRHRPDLINFSALKKENIYENNKLAFRVAEEHLGIPALLDAEDMVALKVPDRLSILTYVSQYYNCFHGRSPIGGMAGVKRASEDSEEERSGKKAPVQAARLPSPAPARKPPLSPAQTNPVVQRRNEGAEGPPPKTDQTLAGSLVSSTCGVCGKHVHLVQRHLADGRLYHRSCFRCKQCSCTLHSGAYRATGEPGAFICTTHLPAATSASPKLPGLVARQPGATGVDSRTSCSPQKAQEVNKARPSAWEPAAGNSPARASVPAAPSPPATSAASVHVRSPARPSESRLALTPTEGKVRPRVTNSSPMGWSSAAQCTAAAASHPAVPPSAPDPLPATPQGGGVPRVAAPQTTLSSSSASAATVDPPAWTPSASRTQQARNKFFQTSAVLPGTSLAGRGPAPSVALSKDSSKEQARNFLKQALSALEEAGALTPGRPSPATAPVPSSQPKTEAPQASPLAKPSQSTSPRALGLPLRMEPPAPLSTSGTSQASALPPAGRKSLAESSGVGRVGAGSRPKPEAPAAKGKSTTLTQDMSASPQEGQEDGPAGWRANLKPVDRRSPAERTLKPKEPRALAEPRAGEAPRKVSGSFAGSVHITLTPVRPDRTPHPASPGPSLPARSPSPPRRRRLAVPASLDVSDNWLRPEPPGQEARVQSWKEEKKPHLQGKPGRPSSPANVPALPGETVTSPVRLHPDYLSPEEIQRQLQDIERRLDALELRGVELEKRLRAAEGDDAEDSLMVDWFWLIHEKQLLLRQESELMYKSKAQRLEEQQLDIEGELRRLMAKPGASPARQPRGPSQGRRGAQGAWGPAL, encoded by the exons ATGGCGGCCATCAGGGCGCTGCAGCAGTGGTGCCGGCAGCAGTGCGAGGGCTACCGCGACGTGAACATCTGCAACATGACTACGTCGTTCCGCGACGGCCTGGCCTTCTGCGCCATCCTGCACCGCCACCGGCCCGACCTCAT AAACTTCAGTGCTCTCAAGAaggaaaacatttatgaaaacaaTAAACTG GCCTTCCGCGTGGCCGAGGAGCACCTGGGCATCCCAGCCTTGCTGGATGCCGAGGACATGGTGGCCCTGAAGGTGCCTGACCGGCTGAGCATCCTGACCTACGTGTCCCAGTATTACAACTGCTTCCACGGCCGCTCCCCCA TTGGGGGCATGGCAGGTGTGAAGAGGGCCTCGGAGGACTCTGAGGAGGAGCGGTCAGGGAAGAAGGCTCCAGTCCAGGCGGCCAGGCTGCCCTCACCCGCCCCAGCCCGGAAGCCTCCACTATCTCCAGCCCAGACAAATCCTGTGGTCCAGAGGAGGAATGAGGGTGCAGAGGGCCCGCCCCCTAAGACT GACCAGACGTTGGCGGGCAGCTTGGTCAGCAGCACCTGCGGGGTCTGCGGCAAGCACGTGCACCTGGTACAGCGGCACCTGGCCGACGGGAGGCTCTACCACCGGAGCTGCTTCAG GTGTAAGCAGTGCTCCTGCACGCTGCACTCGGGGGCCTACAGGGCCACAGGAGAGCCGGGCGCCTTCATCTGCACCACCCACCTCCCCGCAGCCACATCTGCAAGCCCCAAGTTGCCGGGTCTGGTCGCCCGACAGCCAGGGGCCACGGGTGTGGATTCCAGGACCTCCTGTTCCCCACAGAAGGCCCAGGAGGTGAACAAGGCCAGGCCATCGGCCTGGGAGCCTGCTGCGGGCAACTCGCCTGCCAGGGCTTCTGTTCCGGCTGCACCCAGCCCTCCAGCCACCAGCGCCGCGTCTGTCCACGTGAGGAGCCCAGCCAGGCCCTCTGAGAGCCGCCTGGCCCTCACTCCCACGGAGGGGAAAGTCCGCCCTCGTGTGACCAATAGCTCCCCGATGGGCTGGTCGTCAGCTGCTCAGTGCACAGCAGCGGCCGCCTCCCATCCCGCTGTGCCCCCGAGTGCCCCAGACCCTCTCCCGGCCACACCCCAGGGCGGGGGAGTCCCCCGAGTGGCAGCTCCTCAAACCACGCTCAGTTCAAGCTCCGCATCTGCAGCCACGGTGGACCCCCCAGCCTGGACCCCGTCCGCCTCCAGGACCCAGCAGGCCCGGAATAAGTTTTTCCAAACATCAGCGGTGCTCCCCGGCACCAGCCTTGCTGGCAGGGGTCCCGCCCCGTCAGTTGCTCTATCCAAGGACAGCAGCAAGGAGCAGGCGCGGAACTTCCTCAAGCAGGCCCTCTCAGCGCTGGAAGAGGCTGGCGCTCTGACGCCTGGCAG GCCCTCCCCAGCCACTGCCCCTGTTCCCAGTTCTCAGCCCAAAACTGAAGCACCACAAGCAAGTCCCTTAGCCAAGCCGTCACAGTCCACGTCTCCCCGGGCGCTTGGCCTCCCTTTGAGGATGGAACCGCCAGCCCCCCTGAGCACAAGCGGCACCTCTCAGGCATCCGCGTTGCCCCCGGCAGGCAGGAAGAGCTTGGCCGAATCCTCGGGGGTCGGCAGGGTGGGTGCTGGCTCCAGGCCAAAGCCAGAGGCCCCAGCGGCAAAGGGTAAAAGCACCACCTTAACGCAGG ACATGAGCGCCAGCCCCCAGGAAGGCCAGGAGGATGGGCCGGCAGGATGGAGAGCGAATCTGAAGCCCGTGGACAGGAGAAGCCCAGCTGAGAG GACTCTGAAGCCCAAGGAACCACGGGCCCTGGCAGAGCCGAGGGCAGGGGAGGCCCCCAGGAAGGTCTCAGGCAGCTTTGCTGGGAGTGTCCACATCACCCTGACCCCCGTGAGGCCTGACAGGACCCCGCACCCAGCCAGCCCAGGACCCAGCCTCCCAG CCAggtccccctccccaccccgccgCAGGAGACTGGCCGTCCCTGCCAGCCTCGACGTTTCTGACAACTGGCTTCGGCCGGAGCCCCCTGGCCAGGAAGCCCGAGTGCAGAgctggaaggaagagaagaaacccCACCTTCAGGGCAAACCAG GGAGACCCTCTTCCCCGGCCAATGTCCCTGCTCTGCCTGGCGAGACGGTGACCTCCCCAGTCAGG CTGCACCCCGACTACCTCTCCCCGGAGGAGATACAGAGGCAGCTGCAGGACATCGAGAGGCGGCTGGATGCCCTGGAGCTCCGCGGCGTGGAGCTGGAGAAGCGACTGCGGGCGGCCGAGGGAG ATGACGCTGAGGATAGCCTCATGGTGGACTGGTTCTGGCTTATTCACGAGAAGCAGCTTCTGCTGAGACAGGAGTCAGAGCTGATGTACAA GTCCAAGGCCCAGCGTCTGGAGGAGCAGCAGCTGGACATCGAGGGCGAGCTGCGCCGGCTCATGGCCAAGCCTGGTGCGTCCCCCGCGCGCCAGCCAAGGGGCCCCAGCCAGGGACGCCGTGGAGCCCAGGGTGCCTGGGGGCCGGCTCTGTGA
- the MICALL2 gene encoding MICAL-like protein 2 isoform X3, with translation MAAIRALQQWCRQQCEGYRDVNICNMTTSFRDGLAFCAILHRHRPDLINFSALKKENIYENNKLAFRVAEEHLGIPALLDAEDMVALKVPDRLSILTYVSQYYNCFHGRSPIGGMAGVKRASEDSEEERSGKKAPVQAARLPSPAPARKPPLSPAQTNPVVQRRNEGAEGPPPKTDQTLAGSLVSSTCGVCGKHVHLVQRHLADGRLYHRSCFRCKQCSCTLHSGAYRATGEPGAFICTTHLPAATSASPKLPGLVARQPGATGVDSRTSCSPQKAQEVNKARPSAWEPAAGNSPARASVPAAPSPPATSAASVHVRSPARPSESRLALTPTEGKVRPRVTNSSPMGWSSAAQCTAAAASHPAVPPSAPDPLPATPQGGGVPRVAAPQTTLSSSSASAATVDPPAWTPSASRTQQARNKFFQTSAVLPGTSLAGRGPAPSVALSKDSSKEQARNFLKQALSALEEAGALTPGRPSPATAPVPSSQPKTEAPQASPLAKPSQSTSPRALGLPLRMEPPAPLSTSGTSQASALPPAGRKSLAESSGVGRVGAGSRPKPEAPAAKGKSTTLTQDMSASPQEGQEDGPAGWRANLKPVDRRSPAERTLKPKEPRALAEPRAGEAPRKVSGSFAGSVHITLTPVRPDRTPHPASPGPSLPARSPSPPRRRRLAVPASLDVSDNWLRPEPPGQEARVQSWKEEKKPHLQGKPGRPSSPANVPALPGETVTSPVRLHPDYLSPEEIQRQLQDIERRLDALELRGVELEKRLRAAEGDDAEDSLMVDWFWLIHEKQLLLRQESELMYKSKAQRLEEQQLDIEGELRRLMAKPEALKSLQERRREQELLEWYVSTVNDRSDIVDSLDEDRLREQEEDQMLRDMIEKLGLQRKKSKFRLSKIWSPKSKSKSSPSQ, from the exons ATGGCGGCCATCAGGGCGCTGCAGCAGTGGTGCCGGCAGCAGTGCGAGGGCTACCGCGACGTGAACATCTGCAACATGACTACGTCGTTCCGCGACGGCCTGGCCTTCTGCGCCATCCTGCACCGCCACCGGCCCGACCTCAT AAACTTCAGTGCTCTCAAGAaggaaaacatttatgaaaacaaTAAACTG GCCTTCCGCGTGGCCGAGGAGCACCTGGGCATCCCAGCCTTGCTGGATGCCGAGGACATGGTGGCCCTGAAGGTGCCTGACCGGCTGAGCATCCTGACCTACGTGTCCCAGTATTACAACTGCTTCCACGGCCGCTCCCCCA TTGGGGGCATGGCAGGTGTGAAGAGGGCCTCGGAGGACTCTGAGGAGGAGCGGTCAGGGAAGAAGGCTCCAGTCCAGGCGGCCAGGCTGCCCTCACCCGCCCCAGCCCGGAAGCCTCCACTATCTCCAGCCCAGACAAATCCTGTGGTCCAGAGGAGGAATGAGGGTGCAGAGGGCCCGCCCCCTAAGACT GACCAGACGTTGGCGGGCAGCTTGGTCAGCAGCACCTGCGGGGTCTGCGGCAAGCACGTGCACCTGGTACAGCGGCACCTGGCCGACGGGAGGCTCTACCACCGGAGCTGCTTCAG GTGTAAGCAGTGCTCCTGCACGCTGCACTCGGGGGCCTACAGGGCCACAGGAGAGCCGGGCGCCTTCATCTGCACCACCCACCTCCCCGCAGCCACATCTGCAAGCCCCAAGTTGCCGGGTCTGGTCGCCCGACAGCCAGGGGCCACGGGTGTGGATTCCAGGACCTCCTGTTCCCCACAGAAGGCCCAGGAGGTGAACAAGGCCAGGCCATCGGCCTGGGAGCCTGCTGCGGGCAACTCGCCTGCCAGGGCTTCTGTTCCGGCTGCACCCAGCCCTCCAGCCACCAGCGCCGCGTCTGTCCACGTGAGGAGCCCAGCCAGGCCCTCTGAGAGCCGCCTGGCCCTCACTCCCACGGAGGGGAAAGTCCGCCCTCGTGTGACCAATAGCTCCCCGATGGGCTGGTCGTCAGCTGCTCAGTGCACAGCAGCGGCCGCCTCCCATCCCGCTGTGCCCCCGAGTGCCCCAGACCCTCTCCCGGCCACACCCCAGGGCGGGGGAGTCCCCCGAGTGGCAGCTCCTCAAACCACGCTCAGTTCAAGCTCCGCATCTGCAGCCACGGTGGACCCCCCAGCCTGGACCCCGTCCGCCTCCAGGACCCAGCAGGCCCGGAATAAGTTTTTCCAAACATCAGCGGTGCTCCCCGGCACCAGCCTTGCTGGCAGGGGTCCCGCCCCGTCAGTTGCTCTATCCAAGGACAGCAGCAAGGAGCAGGCGCGGAACTTCCTCAAGCAGGCCCTCTCAGCGCTGGAAGAGGCTGGCGCTCTGACGCCTGGCAG GCCCTCCCCAGCCACTGCCCCTGTTCCCAGTTCTCAGCCCAAAACTGAAGCACCACAAGCAAGTCCCTTAGCCAAGCCGTCACAGTCCACGTCTCCCCGGGCGCTTGGCCTCCCTTTGAGGATGGAACCGCCAGCCCCCCTGAGCACAAGCGGCACCTCTCAGGCATCCGCGTTGCCCCCGGCAGGCAGGAAGAGCTTGGCCGAATCCTCGGGGGTCGGCAGGGTGGGTGCTGGCTCCAGGCCAAAGCCAGAGGCCCCAGCGGCAAAGGGTAAAAGCACCACCTTAACGCAGG ACATGAGCGCCAGCCCCCAGGAAGGCCAGGAGGATGGGCCGGCAGGATGGAGAGCGAATCTGAAGCCCGTGGACAGGAGAAGCCCAGCTGAGAG GACTCTGAAGCCCAAGGAACCACGGGCCCTGGCAGAGCCGAGGGCAGGGGAGGCCCCCAGGAAGGTCTCAGGCAGCTTTGCTGGGAGTGTCCACATCACCCTGACCCCCGTGAGGCCTGACAGGACCCCGCACCCAGCCAGCCCAGGACCCAGCCTCCCAG CCAggtccccctccccaccccgccgCAGGAGACTGGCCGTCCCTGCCAGCCTCGACGTTTCTGACAACTGGCTTCGGCCGGAGCCCCCTGGCCAGGAAGCCCGAGTGCAGAgctggaaggaagagaagaaacccCACCTTCAGGGCAAACCAG GGAGACCCTCTTCCCCGGCCAATGTCCCTGCTCTGCCTGGCGAGACGGTGACCTCCCCAGTCAGG CTGCACCCCGACTACCTCTCCCCGGAGGAGATACAGAGGCAGCTGCAGGACATCGAGAGGCGGCTGGATGCCCTGGAGCTCCGCGGCGTGGAGCTGGAGAAGCGACTGCGGGCGGCCGAGGGAG ATGACGCTGAGGATAGCCTCATGGTGGACTGGTTCTGGCTTATTCACGAGAAGCAGCTTCTGCTGAGACAGGAGTCAGAGCTGATGTACAA GTCCAAGGCCCAGCGTCTGGAGGAGCAGCAGCTGGACATCGAGGGCGAGCTGCGCCGGCTCATGGCCAAGCCTG
- the MICALL2 gene encoding MICAL-like protein 2 isoform X2: MAAIRALQQWCRQQCEGYRDVNICNMTTSFRDGLAFCAILHRHRPDLINFSALKKENIYENNKLAFRVAEEHLGIPALLDAEDMVALKVPDRLSILTYVSQYYNCFHGRSPIGGMAGVKRASEDSEEERSGKKAPVQAARLPSPAPARKPPLSPAQTNPVVQRRNEGAEGPPPKTDQTLAGSLVSSTCGVCGKHVHLVQRHLADGRLYHRSCFRCKQCSCTLHSGAYRATGEPGAFICTTHLPAATSASPKLPGLVARQPGATGVDSRTSCSPQKAQEVNKARPSAWEPAAGNSPARASVPAAPSPPATSAASVHVRSPARPSESRLALTPTEGKVRPRVTNSSPMGWSSAAQCTAAAASHPAVPPSAPDPLPATPQGGGVPRVAAPQTTLSSSSASAATVDPPAWTPSASRTQQARNKFFQTSAVLPGTSLAGRGPAPSVALSKDSSKEQARNFLKQALSALEEAGALTPGRPSPATAPVPSSQPKTEAPQASPLAKPSQSTSPRALGLPLRMEPPAPLSTSGTSQASALPPAGRKSLAESSGVGRVGAGSRPKPEAPAAKGKSTTLTQDMSASPQEGQEDGPAGWRANLKPVDRRSPAERTLKPKEPRALAEPRAGEAPRKVSGSFAGSVHITLTPVRPDRTPHPASPGPSLPARSPSPPRRRRLAVPASLDVSDNWLRPEPPGQEARVQSWKEEKKPHLQGKPGRPSSPANVPALPGETVTSPVRLHPDYLSPEEIQRQLQDIERRLDALELRGVELEKRLRAAEGDDAEDSLMVDWFWLIHEKQLLLRQESELMYKSKAQRLEEQQLDIEGELRRLMAKPEALKSLQERRREQELLEWYVSTVNDRSDIVDSLDEDRLREQEEDQMLRDMIEKLGDWAKDAGGWAGLAGWAGPPAGDGGVGVGPPQPW, translated from the exons ATGGCGGCCATCAGGGCGCTGCAGCAGTGGTGCCGGCAGCAGTGCGAGGGCTACCGCGACGTGAACATCTGCAACATGACTACGTCGTTCCGCGACGGCCTGGCCTTCTGCGCCATCCTGCACCGCCACCGGCCCGACCTCAT AAACTTCAGTGCTCTCAAGAaggaaaacatttatgaaaacaaTAAACTG GCCTTCCGCGTGGCCGAGGAGCACCTGGGCATCCCAGCCTTGCTGGATGCCGAGGACATGGTGGCCCTGAAGGTGCCTGACCGGCTGAGCATCCTGACCTACGTGTCCCAGTATTACAACTGCTTCCACGGCCGCTCCCCCA TTGGGGGCATGGCAGGTGTGAAGAGGGCCTCGGAGGACTCTGAGGAGGAGCGGTCAGGGAAGAAGGCTCCAGTCCAGGCGGCCAGGCTGCCCTCACCCGCCCCAGCCCGGAAGCCTCCACTATCTCCAGCCCAGACAAATCCTGTGGTCCAGAGGAGGAATGAGGGTGCAGAGGGCCCGCCCCCTAAGACT GACCAGACGTTGGCGGGCAGCTTGGTCAGCAGCACCTGCGGGGTCTGCGGCAAGCACGTGCACCTGGTACAGCGGCACCTGGCCGACGGGAGGCTCTACCACCGGAGCTGCTTCAG GTGTAAGCAGTGCTCCTGCACGCTGCACTCGGGGGCCTACAGGGCCACAGGAGAGCCGGGCGCCTTCATCTGCACCACCCACCTCCCCGCAGCCACATCTGCAAGCCCCAAGTTGCCGGGTCTGGTCGCCCGACAGCCAGGGGCCACGGGTGTGGATTCCAGGACCTCCTGTTCCCCACAGAAGGCCCAGGAGGTGAACAAGGCCAGGCCATCGGCCTGGGAGCCTGCTGCGGGCAACTCGCCTGCCAGGGCTTCTGTTCCGGCTGCACCCAGCCCTCCAGCCACCAGCGCCGCGTCTGTCCACGTGAGGAGCCCAGCCAGGCCCTCTGAGAGCCGCCTGGCCCTCACTCCCACGGAGGGGAAAGTCCGCCCTCGTGTGACCAATAGCTCCCCGATGGGCTGGTCGTCAGCTGCTCAGTGCACAGCAGCGGCCGCCTCCCATCCCGCTGTGCCCCCGAGTGCCCCAGACCCTCTCCCGGCCACACCCCAGGGCGGGGGAGTCCCCCGAGTGGCAGCTCCTCAAACCACGCTCAGTTCAAGCTCCGCATCTGCAGCCACGGTGGACCCCCCAGCCTGGACCCCGTCCGCCTCCAGGACCCAGCAGGCCCGGAATAAGTTTTTCCAAACATCAGCGGTGCTCCCCGGCACCAGCCTTGCTGGCAGGGGTCCCGCCCCGTCAGTTGCTCTATCCAAGGACAGCAGCAAGGAGCAGGCGCGGAACTTCCTCAAGCAGGCCCTCTCAGCGCTGGAAGAGGCTGGCGCTCTGACGCCTGGCAG GCCCTCCCCAGCCACTGCCCCTGTTCCCAGTTCTCAGCCCAAAACTGAAGCACCACAAGCAAGTCCCTTAGCCAAGCCGTCACAGTCCACGTCTCCCCGGGCGCTTGGCCTCCCTTTGAGGATGGAACCGCCAGCCCCCCTGAGCACAAGCGGCACCTCTCAGGCATCCGCGTTGCCCCCGGCAGGCAGGAAGAGCTTGGCCGAATCCTCGGGGGTCGGCAGGGTGGGTGCTGGCTCCAGGCCAAAGCCAGAGGCCCCAGCGGCAAAGGGTAAAAGCACCACCTTAACGCAGG ACATGAGCGCCAGCCCCCAGGAAGGCCAGGAGGATGGGCCGGCAGGATGGAGAGCGAATCTGAAGCCCGTGGACAGGAGAAGCCCAGCTGAGAG GACTCTGAAGCCCAAGGAACCACGGGCCCTGGCAGAGCCGAGGGCAGGGGAGGCCCCCAGGAAGGTCTCAGGCAGCTTTGCTGGGAGTGTCCACATCACCCTGACCCCCGTGAGGCCTGACAGGACCCCGCACCCAGCCAGCCCAGGACCCAGCCTCCCAG CCAggtccccctccccaccccgccgCAGGAGACTGGCCGTCCCTGCCAGCCTCGACGTTTCTGACAACTGGCTTCGGCCGGAGCCCCCTGGCCAGGAAGCCCGAGTGCAGAgctggaaggaagagaagaaacccCACCTTCAGGGCAAACCAG GGAGACCCTCTTCCCCGGCCAATGTCCCTGCTCTGCCTGGCGAGACGGTGACCTCCCCAGTCAGG CTGCACCCCGACTACCTCTCCCCGGAGGAGATACAGAGGCAGCTGCAGGACATCGAGAGGCGGCTGGATGCCCTGGAGCTCCGCGGCGTGGAGCTGGAGAAGCGACTGCGGGCGGCCGAGGGAG ATGACGCTGAGGATAGCCTCATGGTGGACTGGTTCTGGCTTATTCACGAGAAGCAGCTTCTGCTGAGACAGGAGTCAGAGCTGATGTACAA GTCCAAGGCCCAGCGTCTGGAGGAGCAGCAGCTGGACATCGAGGGCGAGCTGCGCCGGCTCATGGCCAAGCCTG